The genomic window ATCGAAGTGATCATCGGTCGGCTGCGGCGCAAGATCGGTCGCAACATGATCGAGACGATCCGCGGCCAGGGATATCGCCTCTCCGCACCTACGAACGCCTGATATGGCGCGACGGTCGTTGAAACTTCGTCTTGTTGGCCTGGCGCTGGTCTGGACGACTGTCGCGATCCTGATCGCGGGGCTTTTCATTTCGGCACTTCTGCGCCAGTTCGTCGAACGCAATGCGGACGCGCAGTTGCAGGCGACGATGATCGCCGTCATGTCCGGCACCGAGTTCGACGAGCAGGGCAATGTGGTCATCGCCAATTCCGTCGTCGATCCGCGCTTCGATCGACCGCTTTCCGGCTGGTACTGGCAGGTCAATGACGAAAACGGTGTCCTGTCGCGCTCCCGTTCTCTCTGGGATGTCGAGCTCGGCGTCGCGGTCGCCGAACCGGATGGCACGATCACGACCCGCACGGAACCAGGGCCCAACGGGGCGATCATCCGCAAACAGGAACGCGATTTCACGGCGCCCGGTGGCACGCGCCGGCTGAGGGTCGTGGTCGCCATGCCTGCCGACCTGATCGAGGACGAAGTGGCGACCATCGTTCAGCCGCTCGTCCTGTCGCTTGCTTTGCTTGCCGCCGGAATCGCGATCGCGATCGGGCTCCAGGTGCACTTCGGATTGCAGCCGCTCGCCAAGCTCGGGCGCGACCTTGCGGCCGTGCGGCGTGGCGACAAGGAACGTTTGCCCGATCAGCCCTATGTCGAGATCGCGCCGGTCGCGTCCGAGATCAACGCGCTGCTCGCTCACAACAAGACGGTGATCGACCGCGCGCGCACCCATGTGGGCAATCTCGCCCATGGCCTGAAGACACCGCTGTCGGTCTTGAGCAACCGGCTCCAGACGGCAAGCAATGCCGACGGTGCACTCCTGCGCGATGCGACGGAGCAGATGAACCGGCTT from Georhizobium profundi includes these protein-coding regions:
- a CDS encoding sensor histidine kinase — encoded protein: MKLRLVGLALVWTTVAILIAGLFISALLRQFVERNADAQLQATMIAVMSGTEFDEQGNVVIANSVVDPRFDRPLSGWYWQVNDENGVLSRSRSLWDVELGVAVAEPDGTITTRTEPGPNGAIIRKQERDFTAPGGTRRLRVVVAMPADLIEDEVATIVQPLVLSLALLAAGIAIAIGLQVHFGLQPLAKLGRDLAAVRRGDKERLPDQPYVEIAPVASEINALLAHNKTVIDRARTHVGNLAHGLKTPLSVLSNRLQTASNADGALLRDATEQMNRLIGHHLRRARSAASHGVLGARVSVSEAISDLFPVFRGIHADRHLTLQVDIDGQPTFAGERQDLDEMLGNLIDNACKWASKSVLVTARPIDGGRITISIRDDGPGLAEDALQAATSRGVRFDESKPGSGLGLSIVDDLARLYGGTLTLERAAGTGLLATLELPASEA